From the genome of Capsicum annuum cultivar UCD-10X-F1 chromosome 4, UCD10Xv1.1, whole genome shotgun sequence:
cacctatgataaatacaggagcagaagctaatttatgtggatataattgtttaccaaaaagtaaatgagataaattaaagacatcaataatagttaaagatcttaataacgaaggaagcttaattacctataaagttaagaatgtaaaaacacaagtatgaaataaaatattaacaatagaagaaatctataattatgagctaacatcaaaagatatacttttaggaatgccgcttttagataaattatacccacatataataactagaacagattggtggtttacaacaccatgtaaacagaaagtaagagcaaaaagagttactaataaaataagaaagaaaactgatttgatacaagaaagtgaaaaaattacacaaaaattagaaaatataaaaaatactgaagatacaatagaattggccatattttcaataaataaaaaggaaataactatatttttaataagtaagatagaaataattaagaaaaaattagaacaattatatagtgaagatccattaaatggatgggaaaaacataaaaccactataaaaattgaattaacagataaaaatagcataataactcaaaaaccactaacatataattttgacgatttaaaagaatttaaaatgcacatagaagaattattagaaaaacaatacatacaaaaaagtaatagtaaacataatagcccagcattatagtaaataaacatagtgaacaaaaaagaggaaaaagtagaatggttattgattgtagaaatttaaatacaaaaagtatgacatataattacccaataccaaataatatattaaaaataagacaaatacaaggatataattactttagtaaatttgattgtaaatcaggattttaccatttaaagttagaagaagaatataAGGAATTGACcgtatttacggtaccacaaagattttatgaatggaatgtactactatttggatataaaaatgcaccaggtagatatcaacattttatggatagttattttaaataattgtctaattgtatagtatatatagatgatatactattatatacaaagaccaaagaagaacatttaaaattattagaacaatttacggatataatagaaaaatcggaataagtttaagtgaaaagaaagctgaaattatgaaaaatcagatagaatttttaggaatacaaatagataaaagtggagtaaaaatgcaacaacatatagtacaaaaagtaataaattcaaaagaagaattagatacaaaaaagaaattataatcatttttaggattagtaaaccaagtaagagaatatataccaaaattaacagaaaatctaaagcccttacagaaaaaatttaaaaaggatgtagaatataattataacgaagaagataaaaaaataagttcagaaaataaaaatactttgtaaagaattaccaaaattacaatttccagatgaaaatagaaaatgtatatatatacgcagatgctagtgaatgtagttatagaggagtacttaaatatagatatgaagaagaaaaattagaacaccgttgtagatactactcaggtatgtttaatgaaacagaaataaaatgggaaataaatagaaaagaattatgctcattatataaatgtttattagcatttgagccatatattgtaaataacaagtttattgtacgaacagataatacacaagtaTGTTgttggctaacaaagaaaatacaaaattcagttacaacaaaagagattcggagactagtcttgaatatattaaatttcacatttataattgaagtaattagtactaacaaaaatgttattgtagattacatatcaagacaaagctacacagactgatataatagaagaggatactctaaaAAAGATATTCAAcgccctaactacgctttcaatgaaagtgaacagtatgggtaatgaaatagaaaagctaaagactaatgaagttaaactgaagtctatagctacaaatcagctaactcagcagtgtgcagagctatgtcgatcggaagacattaaaattccagagctagaaggagacgttgggacactccataaaacccatagcGTTTATCAATCTAATTCTGTAGGTAAAAgtaaaggagttaggaaaaacacaaatatgaacattaacaggctatttgataaaccatttattccaaatacaccaaaagatcctatgttcatacccccataaattaccacataccgagatagtttaaaccaagacaaaaaaacctacaactatacagcccaaacatacatagaaaatatttacaaaatacaaaccttcttaaataccaaccccagagctataaacatccaagaaccacatacAAATTATATAACTCAGAAGCTAACCGaatacaataagctaattgctttacccaaaatcaaaccaagtctagttaaaatctgttacgaatatggactacttagtaccatatatacccaagacggaaatgaaatatccaatatactagaaatatatgattcatttaacatttttaaaagaataaccaaaggtaacctattttttataaaattttacacgacaccagcagagatattgtatgatgaagttaaatcacctatacaagttgtaaaaataggaatgacccgagattGATTATACCAgtagatattattccacaaccagaaatacctagaattgagataccaaatttttattcaaataagagaattatcggactatccacaattcttcaagagttagcaaacacttatcaCAACAGAAATCCCATatagagttattattcaagaggtaatgtaatagtatactcaaattcaaaggaactacgagaagcagatatggaagacgttaggcaatggatcttgactttatcaatccagagaaaaaacctatcgccagagccatTAGAGAAAAGTTTACTTCgaaagaattattaaccagatattgcaagttaattggacataaatatccagaccatcaatgttcaaaatgtaatggagaagataatattgtcccggaagttcaactggaatagaagaagataatagcgacagctggaagatgcaagatatgaagcaataatggagatacagagcaataaaaagaagataactacggataaagaaagaagacaaagaaagtaattcaaggagaaaaagaaatatgaaagatttaaaatagctagatagctttacgtaaatatcatgtaactagccttaggctttttgacttttcttagtcttttttggCAAGCAGTGTCATTATTAGATTTCtggcaagtagtgccattattagattagacATTAGCTTTAGGACTCTTTGCAGAAACGTTTTCTTACTTTTGTAAAGTAGCTGACAGATGTAAAGAAAAACGGTGTACACATTTTCatttctaagaatataaataaacaagCACTTACTCAGATGAAGCAAAaaatctcttgtccacaacaaaaattttgcttatttattaaaaaataggtatattttaatggaaaaatctatggaggaacaaagcttagaattatcaaaactaccagaacaggtatattcatttactattatgaatagataaattcataaattcctaacaatcataatatgataaaataagttcatgttagttgctttatagtagaattattcgaaaaatagcatgttaagaagtttattagcaaagtggaaaaggagaaaaattcctaagaactatgtcatcctaaaggtgaaaccggtgaggcaagaaggCCATGATAGGGTAGTAACCAAaatagaggcgttgtttaagggaaaagtatccagattatcatgctaatagtgaccgaagaatatgttatttaagaataatctagtatatagcaatctaaagaaatcatattttgttatgtgcatgattgaagggaatattttgaaaatagcaattttatgaaaaattgataattatttatctgacgaaatgatagataaatttaaaatactcgttttatatgtacttaaggatatagaaatagtggatataagaaaaatcatattgaaaaaaatatttgatagatattttatgactagaattaattatataccacacctaccgaactactcttacaaatacttacatgccaaatccacacactaactatgacaaattatgtatatttagaattttgaaaaaaagatatgagaaacatacaattagtagaaaaacaaataaaaataaatttagacaaatacatgaaaactaaagatgtaaaatatatagaattccttaatgaaaatatgcaagaattacttagactaaaacaacaactgaaaaatattatgaaaaaacatttaatcaagcctaaatgacagatgatattaaaatacttgttttatatatacttagagatatagaaattatagacataaagaaaataatatgggaaaaattacaagattatgaagaggaagaattattaaacagtatagaaaacttacgcatatattatgaacatcaatattatttagattcagatggatattatatagactaaaaatgtcaggatatattaagaaaattagagcaaaccaagaagacctacataaagaaattaattatagaaaataaattagagaaataatcgaaaatctaatagaaaaattaaaatggatagacgaaaccttaaaaaatgtagaaaaaaacaaagataaaagtttaaatagtttaaaaaattcattaaaaagagaacaagaagaaatagttagtagcataaaaaacctcaaacaagatatttaatatagtacaaatagaatagattattatacatttactttagaataaaatgataaattacgaatatctaaaatattggaaacaagaaatagaagaaataaggttaacagaaaccttagaaaatcaaatttaattgaatactttaaaacaaaaaatatagaatatttagaatatcttaaaaataatataaaagatttacaaaaactaagagaaaaaactaaagaatattatagcaaagtATTTAATCAACTATCATTTAATCACCCcctaaaatatgaatatcagtaaaattgaatatattaataaaatatatgaaaataaaaaatacaagaacgaagaaaaatagttaatgaatattactacaaagaatttaacaattacataaattaatggatacatcttacgaaaagaataaatcattaaaagaaatcgaaacccaactatataatttatacctagaatacaaagggttacataatactaacgaggatcctaaaatactagataatttaattacgataatatctaatctagaatatgaattaataaaacatcttaagtcaagaagataaaaatgaaaattattccaatcaataatattcacaaaatacattatataaaaataaatacataagtatttattatctagtaaacttaccgcgcctaatccgcacccctcctataaatggtatcagagcctatgctgtttaaagttacggaaaTGGGATCCTCGTTAGTATTATGTAACCTGGTATCAGagagtatactattacattacccaaaattttataatttgtgtatatattgtacAATCTACATTCCTGAAGTTAAAAAATTACAATCAATAATTTTGATGACTAATACATAAATCTTTTCaattatatcatattttcaatagTTTATGTTTTgcaattataataaatatcatcaaaTAAATTAGTCATTCCCATGTAgtttgatatttattataattcaaatttGTGAAATTCATACTATGATACgattatttttatagtaatatttTATTGTCTTTGCAGTGATCAGTATTAGATACACATGGTCCACAAAATTATTATACTTGAAATAGGAATATCATAGATACAATGTAATGTAATAGGTAACGACTATCCAAACAAGCCGTAAAGCTCAGTTTATTCAGcaacatcataaaataaattatacaaaagACACCCATTTGGTGacttatatttattataaaaatcatacttatttCACGACAATCATGCCGCTTGAaggatttttaaataattaagacTTTGTGAACAACAATTGGGAGAAAGGGTAAGTAAATTCAAGGGCATTTAGGGCCACCCTTAGAGTTCTTCTTGTCTCTGTAGCAAGGACACTCATCTTTATTTCCAAAAGTTCCAGACGGAACACAATTACAATCTGCACAACATATCCCACAATACTTCAAGCATCTGTCCTTTCGTCCTGCCTTTGAACACCTAAAATTGCACTTTGAATCACAGAAAGCTTCCAAAAACACAATTCCAACTCATCAATTAAAAGGCCATCAGAGTTACACATGTTATTCAAACTAAATATATATAGCACACACTAtgcttattcttatatatttgtttatgattttgacACATATAATAAAACCTTCAAAATAAGGGGTATCTTGACTAAATTATGATCATATACCTGTTGCTTAAATATGTAATTAGTACTTATATAACTTCTTATTGGAATAGTAAgggaataataatttttaaaaaattaatgtattgaattttaaaaataaagaatattttggCAAAAGTGACATATCAAAAGGATCGAAaaggaaatataaataaaagataagatGAATACCTGAACCAGCGATTGTAGGTTGAATGAAGAAAGAAGTAAGAAGAATTGTACCCAGAACCAAGGTTGCAAAACTTAGCTTCATTATTTTGAGAAGAATTATATTTCAAATGAATAAATCAAACTTGCAAGTCTGAGAGAATGTTAGCTTTCTATATATAGGGAGAGAAAGGTTGATAGCTAATTAGGAGGAAAGTGATGTGTAACAATAGTAGAGTGCAGATTGTTTGGTGATCTTGCATAGACGTAGTGTTAAAATTGTATACCTCAGATCCAAATCTGCATAACAACTCTAGACTACATCAcctaaaatttttactaaattcaTATAACAGAACACATCTCATCTTTTCTTAAATTAAATATCTTTATTCGTTAATTGAATGCATTACAGATCACATTTTTCATAAAGGAGTGTGTGTGTTTTTCTTCAATTGAACACATTACATTTTTATTGTATGtctttttcttaaattgaacgcaatactttttttctttgaaaaggataatagtaaaattcaaattcagaataatataattgaattgtACAACCACATATATAGAAGTGTGATATTTATAAGGAATAGATATTTCCATAATTATTTCATTCCTTCTCAAACATTAGCATTTTTAGAGAATTGAATACTAGacaaattaaagtaaataaatttatttcctataataagaaaataatgaattcaaataaTCTATATTATATTAAGAAGAGGGTAGTAAAACTTGAAGTATTGAGAATAACCCATTTGACATTATTAGGACATGAAATTGCGTGGAATGACCTTatgggcgatgcaattttattaaatttaaattcgtacaaaatttggattatattgaattcaaaatatattagtcccgaATAAATATTACGGATTAATATGATTAAactaattatttaagtccaaataggtatggatttaaataagacctaatatttattgggttagtccattaatttgggctacaaatgatgagcccactttactaagcccaaaaatattatcatattctagaggcccaaataagcgtcacgtgtcaaataacgtggcatgccaagtcaagtgaaggagctaataggaccgtgccacatgtcaaactgatgcagcagacccatgaaataaaagcccataaaaggcgtcacatcacttaaatctgattggtcaaaggaagcccatattcatcatgactcatcctttcctacaactataaataggggcctcataattcagaaaaagggaCCCCCAGaattctaacaagtagcaagagaaagctcgtggatcaaacgtcgcaatttctctaaaagctCAAGCatccaaatcaagttcatcaagattcaagatcaagacaacaatattcaagaacaagttcaaaagcccttgaattcaagcacaagtcaagatcaagtctctcaaatcaagaaatcaagttcaaattcaagatcaagctcgaagcccttgaatttatatttgaaaaggcgaatcagaggtttcatagagattgtaacactcacattgaaattaataaaacgattgttgcaatattttcttgtctcaattatttatttttcggtctCAAAAATTTTTATTGTCCAATAAATTCAGGTACGCCCAGTGAGACGATCTCTATCTCTCctctcaacttttcatacttcaaagtttaagaacaatgAAATAAtttccaagaaggtcaattctcaatcaactgcttccaaggctgcaaattcaaagttctctactgaagtagaaagcatccttggtgttactttcgaaACCCTAGGAGCTGTCACAAGAAGCAAGGCAgacttgctaggacaacaaacatatCCAGTGTCATCCACTCCAGctccagtttttggatcttcaacttCGAAAGGAACaaagtccaatgcaagtgcttcagaaggaggaagcagtgtggccgaatcatggaaaaagactctagctctacttgaacattccggttccaaatactctgAAGCCAAGAGTGATGGTCGTTCAATAAATGcatcatctccacttacaccacataagctaagaacttcaaagatcaacttatgtgataatcTATGTTACTCTCCGATGTCTTCGATGATCATGaaagcaatggtaactgatgcctcatctatgaaagagcagcttgcgaatctgacaaaggcaattgaaggcctgaccaactatgttcaaaatcaagaggctaggattgataagatagtggataagGTGGAAGGCTTGATAGACAGAGAATCTAGCCATGCACCGAGAAAATCTCGagaggttcatgagatagaaaatctcGGGAAACAAACACCATCGACTAAAGAGGTGTAAGTTTCTGCTGAGGAATGATCCTgattgggcaattgagggaatttatgaaagggaccctcaaagacaagtatgatgttgtcaccaagtctttcCTTGCATATTTCAAGCCTTACACTgcaagaatagatagcctcaaaatacCTGCTGGCTAccaaccccccaaatttcaacaatttgagggcaaaggtaaGCCAAAACAGCATATTGGACATTTTGTCAAGACATGTAATAATGttggaacttacggtgactatcttgttaaatagtttgttcgttccctaaagggaaacacctttgattggtatacagacCTGGAGCCTAACTCCATTGacagttgggagcaattggaacacGAGTTCCTAAATCGGTTTTATAGAACAAAGCATACGGTGAGCAtgatagagctcacaaatactcagCAAAAAAAGGATGAGCCAGTCATAGACTTCATCAATAAATGGAGAAATGCGAGTCTAAACTGTAAAGATAGGCTTAGTGAAGCTTCTATAATAGAGATATGCGACTAAGAAATGCACTGGGGGCTTCTCTACATTTTGCAAAGAATTAAATCAAAATCCTTTAAAGAGTTAGCTATTCGTGCTCACGACATgaagttgagcatgtcttctgctggaaaggaaAGAGCGTTTATTCATGACCCTCAAAAGGGAAAGGAAaagcaggaacccaaaagatggggcaagtttcttcccaaaaatgaaaacaaggagtccatgaatgttgatgtgtctcctgtgaaggtcaccacaaaggtaagcaagaagcaaagtgtgaagacgacttctggagcacattcgaatcagaaaactttaaaggagatgtaagaaaagaaatatcccttccttgattttgatgttgctgagattttcaaTGAACTTCTTTAGCATAAGCTCAtcgaactcccagagatgaagtgCCCCAACGAAGATGGAAGGACCAATGatcctaattattgcaaatatcatagccTCATAATTCACCCTCTAGATAAATTCTTTGTCTTTAAATGTAAAGTCATGCAACtgggaaaagaaaagaaaatcttcttcaacGATGAGAcagccagttctcatcaaatatctatcacttttggctcgctcGACCCGATTTAGATTTGTGtcaaagagcataatgagaaGATATTAGAGCCTGAATGGTCTTCAATTaacaaagatgatgatgaaggttggactccaGTGACTAGACGTAGACGCAAGAAGATGATTCTGCAAAAGGAGACGTACGAGCAGCCAACCAGAAATAGAACGATAAATAAACCAAGAAAATAGAAGTTGGTTGGATTTCCAAAGAATACGAGGGTGATGGAGCTTCACCATAAAAAACCTCGACGTCCGGTTACTTTAGAGaaattcttaccgagttggtttTGTGTAAAGACTggccaagtcaaccttgaggtgTCTTATTTTAATACCGCCAAAGAGGGGGgaaagggtgagaatctacctATGGAGGTTCCTTCACCttccaaaaagatttttgaaaCTCTTGGCAaagaggcacatgtgtgtgatacaaaaatcacattcataaATAACAATCTTCTGCTTGGTGAGACCCAATATAACCATctcttatacatggtgggtcaaattataggaaagaagatcaatagaatttTGATAGATGAAAGATCTGGATTCAATATCCTACCTATCCGTACAATGAACGAGCTTGGCATCGCTACTAGTAAACTGGATAAAAGCCGTATAATAATctaaggcttcaaccaagggggccagagggccatgagatgtatcaagttggggattcgtatggatgattttcaatcaaaaccattgatgcatgtgattgatgccaaaacttcatacaatatattgcttggtaggccttgggtgcatggGAACAAAATTATATTGTCCTCTTACTGTCAATGCTTGAAGTACTTTGAAGgcggagtggaaagaaagatagttgtcgATGACAAGctattcactgaagctgagtcacattttaccgatgtaaaattctacttaaagaagcatgttttggatgagaaaagggttgaagatgtcatcaaaaccaagtgtgatgatcttgcatctaagaaggtcacGGTGACTGTCGAAAAATTcgccaccaagaagcctctctccacttcaaataaagaaggTGTCTCTTCTACAAAAAGGAAGGCAACTCCCATTCTACGTTACGTACCAaagctaagaaaagaaaaagatcacccatcggattcccaagataatgtgctgaaggagctaactttacctatcaggaagattgatgcaataaatccatcctcaagacttcttgaagagtctgtggttcaaaatctgccacaagatatgacactccctatgAAGCGTACAAAGAAGGCTTTGACCCAAATGCATATAAGATAtttgatacaagaaaaccaatggAAAtacgaaacaactccaaaacagtccactaatcttaaggatttgaggactaagatggagaccactctcggattcactacaacaacaacaatacgagataacaacggtgtatttgacaccaaaaaaagcagcaacacaatgataacaagatgaacacaatgagaACAAATTTCGGATTCAAGAAGGACATAAAACAGTCcactatgaatctacaaagtgcaataagataaagatagatagatagaccaaatgagggaataatattaacaacccaagaattgttacacccttggacctttaatactacacacaacactaACCTATCTCCTAGTAGGCACAAGAGGGATCTCGATCTCCCAAGGACCAATGTTTCCAAgtttgaatccaacacgagtgattccacactcaagttgatttccctagttacaatttcagatttatgcctcaaggagagaggacttgtctttcaatgttatacaatattcatcatcataaaaaatctaatgaatgaatccctagaaggttgtaattatagtgtattacaagaatagtgtgaaatgtataaaatgaccccttagtccaAGTCTTCAAGTGGGATCCCTTGGAGTGCATTGTATGGACTGATTTTTGATCCTAGTTAGGCCTTTCATTGCACTTCATGTGTACACTTCAAGTCTCGGGTTCATTCACTTTTGCACTCACCCACCTtcgtggtcgtacccgtatcatccttctcttcttgaaaaggattctaCCTTGAATCcatactttgcaaaatcatgagaagacaaacaagcacacatctttatgacatgaggggttagggttagtaaAAATAACACATAACATGCCATGCCAAGGTGGGACAAACTTGGAGTATacccacgggtcctttgtgttgaacatgaAAACCTTAGTATAAATGGCACAAAAGAAGAGGTCATCATCAATAAAAAGAGACAAGGAAGAACCTTGCCTTCCTTTATTATCACCTACAATCAAACATTTCTTGTCATCTTGACCAAGAATCAAGTAGGAAGTGTAGAAATTTCTATATTCCCGGAGGGTgtcggggtcaaatgggagaaatagCCAAGGGTCTAAGCCGAGGTtagcccttccttcccctagaatgtcactcccacaacCACGTATGACATTTGCCTTTAAGAGAAGACTAACATTCAAGAATAGAGAGACATGTCCTAGAAGTCCTACCTTAAAAAAACATATGCCATCATTTACAACATTttcatacacatgatctctatgaacaaacTATTAGCAAGGCTTTTACCATACAAGATGTTCAAAAAGTCACGTTCACCATCAAGATCAACTTTAtaaacatcatcactaacttgagattttTTAAGCACGGcacacatatgctcaagtagtgtaatacattcatgagtaagttgatctttattcacatcctcactagttgttggcaactcacataccaacgtagacttaCCTTGGTTCatacaagggtcaactagtgtgtgagtaATCTTGTCAATTGGTAATACAACCTTGTTCAAGTTATAAGgtctagcactagatggacataaatcattcttacaagaagaatcaatttcgtcatctaaaggatcaactagtgcttgtgtacttacaacaagagtttggtcctcacgtAACCTGacatcaccaagagtatcaccata
Proteins encoded in this window:
- the LOC107852583 gene encoding peamaclein, with translation MKLSFATLVLGTILLTSFFIQPTIAGSAFCDSKCNFRCSKAGRKDRCLKYCGICCADCNCVPSGTFGNKDECPCYRDKKNSKGGPKCP